One Brassica napus cultivar Da-Ae chromosome A5, Da-Ae, whole genome shotgun sequence DNA window includes the following coding sequences:
- the LOC125608787 gene encoding uncharacterized protein At4g04775-like has protein sequence MSSVNSSSTTRDRLAKQRGIPTRCNCGEAVNRFTSKTIQNPGRLFHCCPLGSQKDKTHLFKWTDKSVVEEIEDFQDLFDVLLVDNSEFQKSVRAGEAMMTRHESRIQEMEDAMCHCEEKTLECIRELRGIKALFVCCLVMVFLYHIYA, from the exons ATGTCTTCAGTAAATTCTTCATCCACTACAAGAGATCGCCTCGCGAAACAACGGGGAATTCCCACAAGATGCAATTGCGGTGAGGCAGTGAATCGTTTCACttcaaaaacaattcaaaatccGGGAAGATTATTTCATTGTTGTCCTTTGGGATCTCAAAAG GACAAAACCCACTTGTTCAAATGGACTGACAAGTCAGTTGTTGAGGAGATTGAAGACTTCCAAGACCTGTTTGACGTGTTACTCGTTGACAATTCCGAGTTTCAGAAATCAGTGAGAGCTGGTGAGGCCATGATGACACGCCATGAGAGTAGAATTCAAGAGATGGAAGATGCAATGTGCCATTGCGAAGAGAAGACCTTGGAATGCATTAGGGAACTTAGGGGCATAAAAgctttgtttgtgtgttgtttggtgatgGTCTTCTTGTACCATATCTATGCATGA
- the LOC106454566 gene encoding uncharacterized protein LOC106454566 produces the protein MVLIYVKSGEWMCSRGDDWSFVVDKERRGRMVTLATTTTLKQLKIMVCEDYGVDHNAINAEFSYSLLNQKGNPPIIITNDRQASNFVGYAKRESSTTLCVMFSVSGVNQKERVNIDLNKEPCDSSNVEDEEVPEINRAEFVKPSKESFVKRTNHVAADGCGPLRSENIELFQNNGDSDKDGRAWRGDFVKKDQIFTSKGVLKATMEILAMKNNFDYTVIKSTRKWWYIRCKDALCNWTVRAEGIDGSTYFMINQCDGRHSCAPSKKRKFGKTASARTIGTLIQHRFDDANDGPKPNDIIQFMRMEHSCEITYWHAWEAREFAIAAARGIPDRSYSKIPAYLHMIKEANPGTHTHYETNEKGRFMYLFMSFGQSVRGFYNAMRRVIVVDGTFLKNKYKGTLLVATAVDGNSNLYPIAFGVVDSENDDSWGWFFRQLKVVIADCQDLAFVSDRNASISKAIGTVYPRSAHGICIHHLLTNVVSFFKTKGLTALVEKASRAYRYTEFQERITEIFDMSPELGRYLREADVRKWARSLFPGSRYDIRTTNPAESINSVLRIPREYPVIPLLDSIRELLTRWFYERRLLSSKHLDPLTAKVERKIDRRIVKAKGFQVYKVDNFRSVVKGDIYDCHVDLERRTCTCGKYDIGKIPCRHAIPAIYSRGMEVHRFTDALYSTAAWRTAYADSINPIAVVESEWNVPAEVKLAKVLPPKTRKSAGRPVKRRYESVEDKIASSQGSKKNKKHKCSRCGTEGHKRGTCDLPI, from the exons ATGGTTCTAATCTATGTCAAATCGGGTGAATGGATGTGTAGTCGCGGTGATGACTGGAGTTTCGTGGTAGACAAAGAAAGGCGTGGTCGAATGGTAACATTAGCAACTACTACTACGTTGAAGCAGCTCAAGATAATGGTGTGTGAGGATTATGGGGTGGACCATAATGCCATTAATGCCGAGTTCAGTTATTCGTTGTTGAATCAAAAAGGGAATCCTCCTATTATTATCACCAATGATCGGCAAGCATCTAATTTTGTGGGCTATGCAAAGAGGGAATCGTCTACTACCTTGTGTGTGATGTTCTCTGTTTCCGGTGTAAATCAAAAGGAACGAGTCAATATCGATTTGAATAAGGAGCCTTGCGATTCAAGTaatgttgaggatgaagaagttccTGAGATAAATCGAGCAGAGTTTGTCAAGCCGTCAAAGGAGTCTTTTGTTAAAAGAACGAATCATGTCGCTGCAGATGGTTGCGGTCCTTTAAGGAGTGAAAACATTGAACTTTTTCAAAACAATGGAGACAGTGATAAGGATGGTCGAGCTTGGAGAGGAGACTTCGTGAAGAAGGATCAAATTTTCACAAGTAAAGGGGTTCTGAAGGCAACAATGGAAATTTTAGCGATGAAGAATAATTTCGATTACACTGTTATCAAATCCACGAGAAAATGGTGGTATATTCGATGTAAAGATGCATTGTGCAACTGGACTGTGCGTGCAGAAGGAATAGATGGGTCTACATATTTCATGATCAACCAATGTGATGGAAGACATTCATGTGCTCCTTCAAAGAAAAGGAAATTCGGAAAAACAGCATCAGCAAGAACAATTGGGACTCTGATACAACATCGATTTGATGATGCAAACGATGGCCCAAAACCGAATGACATCATTCAATTTATGAGAATGGAGCATAGTTGTGAGATTACTTATTGGCACGCTTGGGAAGCTCGTGAGTTTGCTATTGCAGCTGCTAGAGGTATACCAGATCGCAGTTACTCTAAAATACCAGCATATCTGCATATGATTAAAGAAGCAAATCCTGGTACGCATACTCACTATGAAACTAATGAGAAGGGAAGATTCATGTATCTATTTATGTCATTTGGGCAATCAGTTAGAGGATTCTACAATGCAATGCGAAGGGTGATTGTTGTTGACGGaacttttctgaaaaataaatacaaagggACACTTCTTGTTGCTACTGCTGTAGATGGTAACTCTAATTTGTATCCGATTGCATTTGGGGTTGTTGATTCAGAGAATGACGATTCTTGGGGGTGGTTCTTCAGACAGTTGAAAGTGGTTATTGCTGATTGTCAAGACCTAGCTTTTGTCTCAGATAGAAATGCGTCTATTTCTAAAGCTATTGGGACTGTCTACCCTCGATCAGCACATGGAATTTGCATTCATCACTTATTGACCAATGTGGTCTCATTTTTCAAGACAAAAGGATTGACTGCGTTGGTAGAAAAGGCTTCACGGGCATATAGATACACTGAATTTCAAGAACGTATCACCGAAATTTTTGATATGAGTCCTGAGCTTGGAAGATATCTACGGGAGGCTGATGTGCGCAAATGGGCTCGTTCTCTCTTCCCTGGTTCCAGGTATGACATTAGGACCACGAACCCTGCAGAGTCTATAAATTCAGTTCTTAGAATACCTAGAGAATATCCGGTTATTCCTTTGCTTGATAGTATAAGAGAACTGTTGACTCGATGGTTCTATGAGCGTCGCTTGTTAAGCTCAAAGCATCTAGATCCTTTAACCGCTaaggtggagagaaagattgaTAGGAGAATTGTGAAGGCAAAAGGATTCCAGGTTTACAAGGTTGACAACTTCAGATCGGTTGTAAAAGGAGACATATATGATTGTCATGTTGATTTGGAAAGAAGAACATGCACATGTGGTAAGTATGATATAGGAAAAATTCCTTGCCGACACGCCATTCCTGCAATTTATTCACGAG GTATGGAAGTGCACAGATTCACTGACGCCTTATACAGCACTGCAGCGTGGAGAACCGCCTATGCAGATTCCATTAATCCAATAGCAGTTGTAGAGTCAGAATGGAATGTCCCTGCTGAGGTTAAACTTGCAAAGGTTTTACCACCAAAGACAAGAAAGAGTGCTGGTCGACCAGTAAAGAGAAGGtatgaatcagtagaagacaagaTCGCATCTTCTCAAGGAtcaaagaagaataaaaagcaTAAGTGTAGCCGTTGTGGAACTGAAGGACACAAGAGAGGAACATGCGATTTACCCATCTAG
- the LOC106445979 gene encoding cyclin-U1-1, whose amino-acid sequence MLASTGDDEPDLVVGQDLPTEAATPRVLTIISHVMEKLVARNEWLAKQTKGFGKSLEAFHGVRAPSISIAKYLERIYKYTKCSPSCFVVGYAYIDRLAHKHPGSLVVSLNVHRLLVTCVMIASKMLDDVHYNNEFYARVGGVSNADLNKMELELLFLLDFRVTVSFRAFESYCFHLEKEMLLNGDASSLQDNGPVQETLSVASSLSSLYV is encoded by the exons ATGCTAGCCTCAACCGGAGACGATGAACCGGACCTGGTCGTGGGACAAGATCTACCAACGGAAGCAGCCACTCCAAGGGTGCTGACTATAATCTCCCACGTGATGGAGAAGCTAGTCGCACGGAATGAGTGGTTAGCTAAGCAAACTAAGGGATTCGGGAAGAGTTTGGAGGCGTTTCACGGGGTCAGAGCACCGAGCATAAGTATAGCCAAGTACCTTGAGAGGATATATAAGTACACAAAATGTAGCCCGTCATGTTTCGTGGTCGGGTATGCGTACATAGACCGGTTGGCTCATAAGCATCCTGGTTCTCTGGTAGTTTCCTTGAATGTTCATAGACTCCTTGTCACTTGTGTCATGATTGCTTCCAAGATGCTTGACGACGT GCACTACAACAACGAGTTCTATGCACGGGTTGGAGGTGTGAGCAACGCTGACTTGAACAAAATGGAGTTGGAGCTTCTGTTCCTCCTTGACTTCAGAGTTACAGTGAGTTTTAGAGCTTTCGAGAGCTATTGCTTTCACCTTGAGAAAGAGATGCTATTAAACGGCGATGCATCTTCTCTCCAAGATAATGGACCAGTGCAAGAAACTCTATCAGTTGCATCCTCTTTGTCATCTTTATATGTTTAG